From Longimicrobium sp., a single genomic window includes:
- a CDS encoding GNAT family N-acetyltransferase has translation MRLEPIHPDHADAVQRLARDPLVTATTTLPEPYPDGGAAWWIADLLPRREAGEEHVFAMRVEDGEIAGVVGVGDVEGPGGSAELGYWVGVPYWGRGYATAACVMTVDFAFGWLSLAEVNAYPLLENGASRRVLEKAGFRLEGIVPNKYPKWSPERRLAHYRITRADWS, from the coding sequence ATGCGCCTCGAGCCCATTCACCCCGACCACGCCGACGCCGTCCAGCGGCTGGCCCGCGATCCGCTCGTAACGGCCACGACCACCCTTCCCGAGCCGTACCCGGACGGCGGCGCGGCATGGTGGATCGCGGACCTGCTGCCCAGGCGCGAGGCCGGCGAGGAACACGTGTTCGCCATGCGCGTGGAGGACGGCGAGATCGCGGGGGTGGTGGGCGTGGGAGACGTGGAGGGGCCCGGCGGGTCTGCGGAGCTGGGCTACTGGGTGGGCGTGCCGTACTGGGGCCGCGGCTACGCCACCGCCGCGTGCGTCATGACGGTGGACTTCGCCTTCGGGTGGCTGAGCCTGGCGGAGGTGAACGCCTATCCGCTGCTGGAGAACGGAGCGTCGCGCCGCGTGCTCGAAAAGGCCGGCTTTCGCCTGGAGGGGATCGTGCCCAACAAGTATCCCAAGTGGTCGCCTGAACGCCGCCTGGCGCACTACCGGATCACGCGGGCGGACTGGTCCTGA